In Rana temporaria chromosome 3, aRanTem1.1, whole genome shotgun sequence, a single window of DNA contains:
- the LOC120930337 gene encoding mesoderm posterior protein 1-like — protein sequence MDSSSVSLHYQDCNMYQNCTTLYQCGYPSSEGYSSLSPASSIDSSGLSPPYMLYTSSQEAHGNISSTNSQTMSLKAPKENCDEKKSRRKGKLPYSQRQSASEREKMRMRNLSKALQNLRRYLPPSMVPADKPLTKIETLQLTVRYISHLSAQLGLSEDVLEQRRLEAIQRANRCPQGFSRHIDMTHPFCSEPAEKSCMSFSTEPTTPKILMPVEPVLQNTQNSYNMSYEIPYFSELQTNPQQLQYATAKTTMPQLSTEFYSTCLQQMITCDEYTQAVDL from the coding sequence ATGGACAGCTCATCTGTATCTCTCCATTACCAGGACTGCAACATGTACCAGAACTGTACCACTCTCTACCAGTGTGGCTACCCTAGCTCCGAGGGATACAGCAGTCTTTCTCCTGCTTCTTCCATTGACTCCAGTGGCCTTTCTCCTCCATATATGCTTTATACAAGCTCTCAGGAGGCCCATGGTAATATTTCTTCAACCAACTCTCAGACGATGAGCTTGAAAGCTCCGAAAGAAAACTGCGATGAAAAGAAAAGCCGAAGGAAGGGCAAGCTACCATATAGTCAACGACAAAGCGCCAGTGAAAGAGAGAAGATGAGGATGAGGAACCTCTCCAAAGCTCTTCAGAACCTCAGAAGATACCTTCCTCCTTCCATGGTTCCTGCAGATAAGCCTCTAACAAAAATCGAAACTCTTCAGTTGACAGTTCGCTATATATCACATCTGTCAGCACAGTTGGGACTAAGTGAAGACGTCTTAGAGCAAAGAAGGTTGGAGGCTATTCAAAGGGCAAACAGATGCCCACAAGGCTTTAGTCGCCACATAGATATGACGCATCCATTCTGCTCAGAGCCTGCAGAGAAGAGTTGTATGTCCTTTTCTACCGAGCCCACAACTCCAAAAATACTTATGCCTGTTGAACCTGTACTACAGAACACACAAAACAGCTACAACATGTCATATGAGATCCCTTACTTCTCCGAACTACAAACCAACCCTCAGCAGCTGCAATATGCAACCGCAAAGACCACAATGCCTCAGCTTTCTACTGAATTCTACTCCACGTGTCTCCAGCAGATG